In Arthrobacter sp. SLBN-83, one DNA window encodes the following:
- a CDS encoding carbohydrate ABC transporter permease, translating into MKIHNTRGGRIFDAANYVFLSLIGIITLLPFVYVFAGSFATEAEITRRAFFVWPEQFTLGSYEYIFATPAFVRALVTTILVTAVGTLVQLAFTVTMAYPLAKKTLRGRNVILSLVVFAMVFSGGMIPTFLLVKDLGLLNSYWALILPAAINPFSLIIIKNFFQELPAELEESAKMDGATEIGILWRILLPLSKPVLATFALFYAVGIWNDFMSPLLYLSDNSKWTLQMYLRQVTAASDLLGTGNVDPNYIPPEQGIKFAVIVVATLPILIFYPFLQKHFAKGMLIGSVKG; encoded by the coding sequence ATGAAGATCCACAACACCCGCGGCGGGCGCATCTTTGACGCCGCCAACTACGTTTTCCTGTCCCTGATCGGCATCATCACGCTGCTGCCGTTCGTCTACGTCTTCGCCGGTTCCTTCGCAACCGAGGCCGAGATCACCCGAAGGGCGTTCTTCGTCTGGCCCGAGCAGTTCACCCTGGGCTCCTACGAGTACATTTTCGCCACCCCGGCGTTTGTCCGCGCCCTGGTGACCACCATCCTGGTCACGGCAGTGGGCACCCTGGTCCAGTTGGCCTTCACCGTGACCATGGCCTACCCATTGGCCAAGAAGACACTGCGCGGCAGGAACGTGATCCTGTCCCTGGTGGTCTTCGCCATGGTGTTCTCCGGCGGCATGATCCCCACATTCCTGCTGGTCAAGGACCTGGGCCTCCTCAACTCCTACTGGGCCCTGATCCTGCCGGCCGCGATCAACCCGTTCAGCCTGATCATCATCAAGAACTTCTTCCAGGAGCTCCCGGCTGAGCTGGAGGAGTCGGCCAAGATGGACGGGGCCACCGAAATCGGGATCCTCTGGCGGATCCTGCTGCCGCTGTCCAAACCGGTCCTGGCAACCTTCGCCCTGTTCTACGCCGTGGGCATCTGGAATGACTTCATGTCGCCCCTGCTGTACCTGAGCGACAACTCCAAGTGGACCCTGCAGATGTACCTGCGCCAGGTCACTGCCGCGTCGGACCTGTTGGGCACCGGCAACGTGGATCCCAACTACATTCCGCCTGAACAGGGCATCAAGTTCGCCGTGATCGTGGTGGCCACGTTGCCCATCCTCATTTTCTATCCGTTCCTGCAGAAGCACTTCGCCAAGGGCATGCTCATAGGCTCCGTCAAGGGCTGA